The following are encoded in a window of Anser cygnoides isolate HZ-2024a breed goose chromosome 33, Taihu_goose_T2T_genome, whole genome shotgun sequence genomic DNA:
- the CERS2 gene encoding ceramide synthase 2, with translation MFQTLYSYFWWERLWLPANLTWADLEDRDGRVYAKASDLYITIPLAFLFLIVRHLFETYVATPLAGLLNVKEKIRLKATPNAVLEKFYAATTKHPKQADVEMLSKKSGCTVRQVERWFRRRRNQDRPSLLKKFREASWRFTFYLIAFIAGMAVIVDKPWFYDLREVWKGYPIQSMLPSQYWYYMIELSFYWSLLFSIASDVKRKDFKEQIIHHVATIILISFSWFANYIRAGTLIMALHDSSDYLLESAKMFNYAGWRNTCNNIFIVFAAVFIVTRLVILPFWIMHCTVVYPLDLYPAFFGYYFFNFMMAVLQSLHIFWAYLIIRMAQKFITGKVVEDERSDREETDNSEEEEEVAKNGPLSNGHPVLNNNHRKND, from the exons CGCGATGGGCGAGTGTACGCCAAAGCCTCTGACCTCTACATCACCATCCCCTtggccttcctcttcctcatcgTCCGGCACCTCTTTGAGAC TTATGTGGCCACCCCACTGGCTGGGCTGCTGAACGTcaaggagaagatcaggttaaAAGCCACCCCCAATGCCGTGCTGGAGAAGTTCTATGCTGCCACCACCAAACACCCCAAGCag GCCGATGTGGAAATGCTCTCCAAGAAGAGCGGCTGCACAGTGCGGCAGGTGGAACGCTGGTTTCGGCGCCGCCGCAATCAGGACCGGCCCAGCCTGCTCAAGAAGTTCAGGGAGGCCAG TTGGCGATTCACGTTTTACCTTATTGCTTTCATTGCTGGCATGGCTGTCATAGTGGAT AAGCCCTGGTTCTATGATCTCCGGGAGGTGTGGAAAGGATACCCCATCCAG AGCATGCTGCCCTCCCAGTACTGGTACTACATGATCGAGCTCTCCTTCTACTGGTCCCTGCTCTTCAGCATTGCTTCTGATGTCAAGCGCAAG GACTTCAAAGAGCAGATCATCCACCACGTTGCCACCATCATCCTCATCAGCTTCTCCTGGTTTGCCAACTACATCCGCGCAGGAACGCTCATCATGGCCCTGCACGACTCTTCCGACTACTTGCTGGAG TCTGCCAAGATGTTCAACTATGCTGGCTGGAGGAACACGTGCAACAACATCTTCATCGTCTTCGCTGCTGTCTTCATTGTCACCCGCCTGGTTATCCTGCCCTTTTG GATCATGCACTGCACAGTGGTTTATCCACTGGATCTCTACCCCGCCTTCTTCGGCTACTACTTCTTCAACTTCATGATGGCGGTGCTGCAGTCGCTGCATATCTTCTGGGCCTACCTCATCATCCGCATGGCCCAGAAGTTCATAACTGGAAAG GTGGTGGAAGATGAGAGGAGTGACCGCGAAGAGACAGACAactcggaggaggaggaggaggtggcgaAGAATGGGCCCCTGTCCAACGGCCACCCGGTCCTCAACAACAATCACCGCAAAAATGACTGA